The window CGCCATGCTGGTGGCCCGCAAGCCGGGGGGGGGGTTATCCTGATTTCCGCATGGTGGCTATTAGCGGCTTTTGTTGTCGGCGGCTGGGTGGGCATCTTCACGATGGCCCTTCTGGCCGCAGCCGGCCGGGCCGACGAGGAGGCCGAAGCGCTGCGACGGCCGGAGGTGACGGAGTAATGGAACTGGATGAGCTGCGACGGCGGTACACGCCGGCCCAGCTTCAGGTGGTGGACCGGTACTTCGAGGTGCTGCGGTCCACCCGCAAGACGGGCAGGGTGGCCGCGTCGGTGTTGGTCAAGGAAATGGAATACTGGGCCAAGTTCCCGCCCGAGGTGGTGACGGAGGCCCTGGGCATCCACATCAGGAAGTACCCGGCCAAGAAAGAAGCCTATACCAGGGGCATCATGCGGGGGCTGGCGCGGGAAAGGGGTGAAACGGGTGGAAAACCTGGGGGAGATCACCCGGCGCGTGGCGGCTACGGTCAAGGCAAATACCGGAGCCACTACATCGACGGAAGCGACGAAACCGGCATGCCCTTTTAACGAGTGCGACGGCGGCGGCTGGGTGTTTGTGAGGGACGAGGACGGCGAAAGGATGCGGCAATGCCGCTGCGCTATCGCCCGGAAGGAGCAGGCCAGGCTGGAACGGCTGTTCAAGACGGCCAGGATACCCCGGCGCTTCCGGGAACGGCGGCTGGAGGACTTCGACTCCACCTACCAAAAAGGAGCCTGGAAAATCGCCTGCCGGTACGCGGAGCAGTTCGAGGCGTTGCGCCAGGAGAATAAAAACGGTCTTTGCTTCGTCGGCCCGCCGGGCACGGGCAAAAGCCACCTGGCCTATGGCATCCTGAACACACTCCTGGCCAGGGGTGTGCCGGGAATATGCGGGAGCGTCCCGGAGATCATGGACCTGCTGCGGCCCCAGGCCGGCCCCGGCCAGGAGGCCCAGGAGCGCCTGGAGCTTCTGAAGACCATGGACGTGGTGATCCTGGACGACCTGGGGGCCGAGCGGAACACCGAGTGGGTGACGGAGCGCCTGTACCTCATCATCAACGCCCGGTACGGGGAAATGCTGCCCACCATCATCACTTCCAACCTGGAGCTGGAGGAACTGGAGAAGCTGCCGGGCTGGGAGCGGATCACCAGCCGGCTGTTTGAAATGTGCCACCTGGTGCGGGTGGACGGGCCGGACTACCGGAAAGGGGGTAAAAGGTGAAGCTATTGCGACGGAAAAGGGCGGCGCAATACCCGCCGCCGGTCACAAAGGAGGAGTTCGAGGACGCCCTGCGGGCCGTGAGGGCTGCCGAAGCGAGGCTGAATCACGCCGAGGGCGACTTCGTGGAGGTGGCCGTCCTGGAACTGACGGCGGCCGAGAAAAGGTTTAACTGCCTACTCCGGACGGCACGGGCAGGCACAGCAAGACTTTAGAGGAGGGACAAAAGATGAACCAAGCAATGAAGCACAAGGTGATTAGTAAAGGCGGCGGCCTGACCATCCCGGCGGATGTGCGAAGGGAATACAACTTCCTGGCCGGCGAAGCGGTGGACATCACCGTGGACGACGGGCGGATAGTGATAAGCCAGCACACGCCGCGCTGCATGTTCTGTCAGAGCCATGAGAACGTCGGCAAATACATGGGCAGAAACGTCTGCCGGTCCTGCGTGGCCAGGATGGCGGAGGAGGTCGGAACCAATGGATGAGGCGGTAATGAAAGCCAAGGTAGACGAGTTTGCCAAGTGGGTCAACCTGGCCGCCGAAGCCAAGAAAGAGATCGAAAAGTTGAAGGCCGAATTTCAACGGCAGGCCGTTGAACTCATGAAG is drawn from Thermoanaerobacterales bacterium and contains these coding sequences:
- a CDS encoding ATP-binding protein, whose protein sequence is MFVRDEDGERMRQCRCAIARKEQARLERLFKTARIPRRFRERRLEDFDSTYQKGAWKIACRYAEQFEALRQENKNGLCFVGPPGTGKSHLAYGILNTLLARGVPGICGSVPEIMDLLRPQAGPGQEAQERLELLKTMDVVILDDLGAERNTEWVTERLYLIINARYGEMLPTIITSNLELEELEKLPGWERITSRLFEMCHLVRVDGPDYRKGGKR
- a CDS encoding AbrB/MazE/SpoVT family DNA-binding domain-containing protein codes for the protein MNQAMKHKVISKGGGLTIPADVRREYNFLAGEAVDITVDDGRIVISQHTPRCMFCQSHENVGKYMGRNVCRSCVARMAEEVGTNG